From Uloborus diversus isolate 005 chromosome 8, Udiv.v.3.1, whole genome shotgun sequence, a single genomic window includes:
- the LOC129227234 gene encoding LOW QUALITY PROTEIN: tigger transposable element-derived protein 6-like (The sequence of the model RefSeq protein was modified relative to this genomic sequence to represent the inferred CDS: deleted 1 base in 1 codon) has protein sequence MAGRKQISFQDKLNVIGDIDDGMKQVDAAKKYGLSQSAVATFLKKRKHIEDAVRSNSVNPKRKRLKVTTNENIDAALLKWFQEMRATNIPINGPLLCAQARKYAAMLGNETFKASNGWLMRFRDRHEITFQEIHGEKKSAPMNEANAWRQEKMKDILQKYAPEDIYNADEAGLFFNSSLIEHWHLRVKSVTAGRNQNKD, from the exons ATGGCAGGGAGAAAGCAAATTTCATTTCAAGATAAACTCAACGTCATCGGCGATATTGATGATGGAATGAAGCAGGTTGATGCAGCTAAGAAATATGGATTATCTCAATCTGCAGTTGCAACGTTCCTCAAGAAGAGGAAACATATTGAAGATGCTGTGAGATCAAATTCAGTTAATCCCAAGCGAAAACGACTAAAAGTCACGACTAATGAAAACATTGATGCTGCCCTCCTGAAGTGGTTTCAAGAGATGAGGGCAACAAATATCCCAATAAATGGACCCTTGTTATGTGCACAAGCACGGAAATATGCAGCAATGCTTGGGAACGAAACTTTTAAAGCTAGCAATGGTTGGCTAATGCGTTTTCGGGATCGCCACGAAATCACTTTCCAGGAAATTCACGGAGAGAAAAAATCTGCTCCGATGAATGAGGCAAATGCCTGGAGACAAGAAAAGATGAAAGATATTCTTCAAAAGTATGCACCAGAAGACatttataatgctgatgaagcTGGGCTG TTTTTCAACTCCTCCCTGATAGAACATTGGCATTTAAGGGTGAAAAGTGTCACGGCGGgaagaaatcaaaacaaagatTGA